In one Aedes aegypti strain LVP_AGWG unplaced genomic scaffold, AaegL5.0 Primary Assembly AGWG_AaegL5_hic_scaff_1697_PBJ_arrow, whole genome shotgun sequence genomic region, the following are encoded:
- the LOC110680636 gene encoding protein hedgehog-like, translated as MYQMSVQDITVCLFIYLVTLCNQLIGIYTQNDQFCFFFVRDKTWKQSLFLKLIGNFVFYPFSDSSQSNHASGCFTGDSTVQTSTGETRKLSELQIGEQVLSVDSSGNTVYSEVIMFMDRDTHQSREFVHIEADGGAHLTVTPAHLVMVWQKNEGKSLYLFADRIQEGDYILVNINSTIEPRKVLRISAKLSQGVYAPLTREGTIVVDSIAASCYALIDSQSVAHLSFLPYRAVQKIMNLFRSSSQSRNLSLPRHGGINWYAKTLYAIKDFVIPNDWLYH; from the coding sequence ATGTATCAGATGTCTGTCCAAGATATTACAGTATGTCTGTTCATttacttggttacgctgtgcaatcaaTTAATTGGGATCTACACCCAAAAcgatcaattttgttttttttttgtcagagaTAAAACGTGGAAACAGTCATTATTTTTGAAACTAATTGGTAATTTTGTCTTCTATCCTTTTTCAGATTCATCTCAATCGAACCATGCAAGCGGATGCTTCACAGGCGACAGCACAGTGCAGACATCAACCGGTGAAACGCGGAAGCTCAGTGAACTGCAAATCGGCGAGCAAGTACTTAGCGTGGACAGCTCAGGCAACACGGTGTACAGTGAAGTGATCATGTTCATGGATCGCGATACCCACCAAAGTCGAGAATTTGTCCATATTGAAGCCGACGGTGGTGCTCATCTGACAGTTACTCCAGCCCACCTGGTTATGGTGTGGCAGAAAAATGAAGGCAAATCTCTCTATTTGTTTGCCGATCGTATACAGGAAGGTGACTACATTTTAGTCAACATCAACAGTACAATAGAGCCCCGAAAGGTGCTGAGGATATCTGCGAAGCTATCGCAGGGAGTGTACGCTCCATTAACCAGAGAAGGTACAATTGTGGTGGATTCGATAGCCGCTTCATGCTATGCTCTCATTGACAGCCAATCAGTGGCTCATCTTAGTTTTCTGCCCTACAGAGCAGTGCAAAAAATTATGAATCTATTTAGGAGTAGTAGTCAAAGTCGAAACTTAAGCCTTCCTCGACATGGAGGTATCAACTGGTACGCCAAAACACTGTACGCGATCAAAGACTTTGTCATACCGAACGATTGGCTCTACCACTAG